Part of the Oerskovia paurometabola genome is shown below.
CCGTCGCGCTGCTCCTCGACGCCCTGTCCGCCCGCGGCGCAGGCACCGGCGGGGTGCGGGTCGTGGACGCCGCGCGGGCCGAACCCCTCGACGCCGATCTCGCTCCCCGGCCGGGCAGGGCCCGCTGGTTCTGCGGCGTCCTGTCCGCGGGCCTGGACGCCGCCGTCAACGCCCACGCCAACGCCCTGACGTGGCCGCGCGGCAGCGCCAAGTACGTGCGCGCCGTCGTGAGCGAGCTCGCCCGGTTCCGCCCGTACGGGTACCGCATCACCGCGGACCTCGCACCGGAGGACCGGTCCGGCGCGCTCCCCGGCAGCGTGCCCGACGACGTCGCGTCCCCGTTCGTGTGGACCTCGCCCGGGACCGTGGTCGCCGTCGCCAACGGGCACCGCTTCGGCGGCGGCGTCCAGATCGCCCCCGACGCGCGGATCGACGACGGTCTCCTCGACCTCGTCACCGCCGGTCCGCTGACCCGGCTCGGAGCCGCCCGCGTCTTCCCCGGCATGTACCAGGGCAAGCACGTGCACCACGCGGCCGTCGACGTCCGACACGCCACCTCCGTGCTCCTCGAGGCCACCGACGCGGGCCGCCCGCCACCCCCGGCCTTCGCCGACGGGGAGCGCATCTCGCGCCTGCCCGTGCGCGTCACCGTGGCTCCCGGGGCCCTGCACGTCCTCGACGGTCGCGTCCCCGAGGCCCCGCCCGCCTGACGTGCGACGAGTCCCGGGGACCGTGGCCCCGCACCCCGAGGCCGACCACGTGCGAAAAGCCCCACGGACCGACACCCCCGGACCGTAGGGTGGTGGCATGACCGCAGCACCCCGTACCGCCGGCAACGCAGGCAAAGACGACAGGGACGACACCGCCGACAGCGCCTTCCAGGCGAGCCCCGCGGAGCGGTACGCGGCCTCTCGCGCCCTCCAGGCCGCCTCCCGCACCCAGCTCGCCGCGTTCCGCGAGGTCGTCGGCTTCCCGTTCGACGACTTTCAGGTCCGGGCCTGCCAGGCCCTCGAAGAAGGGCGCGGTGTCCTCGTCGCCGCCCCCACCGGCGCCGGGAAGACCGTCGTGGGGGAGTTCGCCGTCCACCTCGCGCTCGCCGGCGGACGCAAGGCCTTCTACACGACCCCCATCAAGGCGCTGTCCAACCAGAAGTACGCCGACCTCGCGCGCCGCCACGGCGTCGACCAGGTCGGCCTGCTCACGGGCGACACGTCCATCAACGGCGACGCCCCGATCGTCGTCATGACCACCGAGGTCCTGCGCAACATGCTCTACGCGGGCTCGCGCGCCCTCGACGGCCTCGCGTTCGTCGTCATGGACGAGGTCCACTACCTCGCCGACCGCTTCCGCGGACCCGTCTGGGAGGAGGTCATCATCCACCTCGACGACGACGTCCAGCTCGTGTCCCTGTCCGCGACCGTGTCCAACGCCGAGGAGTTCGGCGACTGGCTCGAGATGGTCCGTGGCGACACCGCCGTCATCGTCAGCGAGCGCCGACCCGTCCCGCTGTGGCAGCACGTCCTCGTCGGCTCCCGCCACCGCGGCCCTCGCACCGCGGGCGAGGTCGTGCGTCCCGGCACGGGCGCGGACCTGA
Proteins encoded:
- a CDS encoding diacylglycerol/lipid kinase family protein, translating into MPDRPQPRPARLAVVVNPTADRGRGRGDGARTIALLRDAGHDVLDLSAPNAPLALENARDAVAGRPSGTTGEQTSGQASGHGPGSTDPIDALVVVGGDGMVHLGVNAVAGTGIPLGIVAAGTGNDFASALDLPVHDVPAAVALLLDALSARGAGTGGVRVVDAARAEPLDADLAPRPGRARWFCGVLSAGLDAAVNAHANALTWPRGSAKYVRAVVSELARFRPYGYRITADLAPEDRSGALPGSVPDDVASPFVWTSPGTVVAVANGHRFGGGVQIAPDARIDDGLLDLVTAGPLTRLGAARVFPGMYQGKHVHHAAVDVRHATSVLLEATDAGRPPPPAFADGERISRLPVRVTVAPGALHVLDGRVPEAPPA